In Anser cygnoides isolate HZ-2024a breed goose chromosome 14, Taihu_goose_T2T_genome, whole genome shotgun sequence, one genomic interval encodes:
- the LOC136786393 gene encoding protocadherin alpha-2-like produces MAVCVRAVVRVLVLQAAWALGGGQVRYSVPEEAKGGTVVGRLAQDLGLEAGEAEARRLRLVAQGRRASVEVSGASGALVVSSRLDREELCGKSAPCALRLEVLLERPLRVFHVEVEVTDINDNAPLFPAATKNLSIAELTTLPGSRFPLEGASDADIGANAQLSYTLSPSEHFALDVKSSDENMKSLFLVLTKGLDRESLAEHRLVLTASDGGRPSLTGTVQLVVSVLDANDNAPQFNQSVYKVRLPENAAEGTLVAHVGATDPDEGINHEFSFSIVSSVPAAKRDVFSIDPQTGEIRLRGPLDFEEVRLYELQIAARDKGVPPLSGHCSVMLEVLDVNDNAPEVWVTSLSVPVAEDASVGTVVALLSVSDRDSGANGRVRCAVWPPSPFGLVATFAGSYSLVLREALDRERVSEYEVEVRAEDGGAPPLRASRGLRVPVSDVNDNAPAFAQAVYTVLARENNAAGAELARLWARDPDEAGNGRVSYSVAEGGAGAGSGSGSGPGWRPASSYVSVDAESGRLWALQPLDYEELQVLQFEVRAVDAGEPPLCGNATVQLFVVDENDNAPALLPPAGGGPGPWAAGEASSSAAAAGSLWAWAAWGAPAGQVVAKIRAVDADSGYNAWLRYELWEPRGKGPFRVGLYSGEVSTARALEEADGPRQRLLIVVRDHGEPSRSATATLSVSLVEGAEAALAAAGAVSAGAGLRPAAGAEGGAAAAAAASATNVWLVVAICAVSSLFLLAVVLYGASRWAPRAAVLAGPGPATLVCASEVGSWSYSQRQSRSLCVADGAGKSDLMVFSPNCPPPPGPAPKEPPQEPPALLDTVSATRPPLAL; encoded by the coding sequence atggCGGTGTGCGTGCGGGCCGTGGTgcgggtgctggtgctgcaggcgGCCTGGGCGCTGGGCGGCGGGCAGGTGCGCTACTCGGTGCCGGAGGAAGCCAAGGGCGGCACGGTGGTGGGTCGGCTGGCGCAGGACCTGGGCCTGGAGGCGGGCGAGGCGGAGGCGCGGCGGCTGCGGCTGGTGGCGCAGGGCCGGCGGGCGAGCGTGGAGGTGAGCGGGGCGAGCGGGGCGCTGGTGGTGAGCTCGCGGCTGGACCGGGAGGAGCTGTGCGGGAAGAGCGCGCCCTGCGCCCTGCgcctggaggtgctgctggagcGGCCGCTGCGCGTCTTCCACGTGGAGGTGGAGGTCACCGACATCAACGACAATGCCCCGCTCTTCCCCGCCGCCACCAAAAACCTCAGCATCGCGGAATTAACGACGTTGCCGGGGTCCCGCTTTCCGCTGGAGGGCGCGTCGGATGCGGATATCGGAGCCAACGCGCAGCTCTCCTATACCCTCAGCCCCAGCGAGCACTTCGCTCTGGACGTGAAATCTTCAGATGAAAATATGAAGTCGCTGTTCCTGGTGCTGACGAAAGGTCTGGACCGCGAGTCTCTGGCCGAGCACCGTCTGGTGCTGACGGCGAGTGACGGGGGCAGGCCGTCGCTGACGGGCACGGTGCAGCTGGTGGTGTCGGTGCTGGATGCGAACGACAACGCGCCCCAGTTCAACCAGTCGGTGTATAAAGTGCGGCTGCCGGAGAACGCGGCCGAGGGGACTCTCGTGGCGCACGTGGGTGCCACAGACCCGGACGAGGGAATTAATCACGAATTTTCCTTCAGCATCGTCAGTTCAGTTCCTGCTGCCAAGAGAGATGTCTTCAGCATTGATCCGCAGACGGGGGAGATCCGTCTGCGGGGCCCCCTGGACTTTGAAGAAGTGCGCTTATACGAGTTACAAATCGCGGCGAGAGACAAGGGCGTTCCGCCTTTATCAGGGCACTGCAGCGTGATGCTGGAGGTGTTGGACGTGAACGACAACGCGCCCGAGGTGTGGGTGACGTCGCTGTCGGTGCCGGTGGCCGAGGACGCGTCGGTGGGGACGGTGGTGGCGCTGCTGAGCGTGTCGGACCGGGACTCGGGGGCGAACGGGCGGGTGCGGTGCGCGGTGTGGCCGCCGTCGCCGTTCGGGCTGGTGGCGACGTTCGCGGGCTCGTACTCGCTGGTGCTGCGGGAGGCGCTGGACCGGGAGCGGGTGTCGGAGTACGAGGTGGAGGTGCGGGCGGAGGACGGCGGGGCGCCGCCGCTGCGCGCCAGCCGCGGGCTGCGGGTGCCGGTGTCGGACGTGAACGACAACGCGCCGGCGTTCGCGCAGGCCGTGTACACGGTGCTGGCGCGGGAGAACAACGCGGCGGGCGCGGAGCTGGCGCGGCTGTGGGCGCGGGACCCGGACGAGGCGGGCAACGGGCGCGTGAGCTACTCGGTGGCGGAGGGCGGCGCGGGCGCGGGGTCGGGGTCGGGGTCGGGGCCGGGGTGGCGTCCGGCGTCGAGCTACGTGTCGGTGGACGCGGAGAGCGGGCGGCTGTGggcgctgcagcccctggactacgaggagctgcaggtgctgcagttCGAGGTGCGGGCGGTGGACGCGGGCGAGCCGCCGCTGTGCGGCAACGCCACGGTGCAGCTCTTCGTGGTGGACGAGAACGACAACGCGCCGGCGCTGCTCCCGCCTGccggcggcgggccggggcccTGGGCTGCGGGCGAGGCGTCGTcgtcggcggcggcggcggggtcGCTGTGGGCGTGGGCGGCGTGGGGGGCGCCGGCGGGGCAGGTGGTGGCGAAGATCCGCGCGGTGGACGCGGACTCGGGCTACAACGCGTGGCTGCGCTACGAGCTGTGGGAGCCGCGGGGCAAGGGCCCGTTCCGCGTGGGGCTGTACAGCGGCGAGGTGAGCACGGCGCGGGCGCTGGAGGAGGCGGACGGCCCGCGGCAGAGGCTGCTGATCGTGGTGCGGGACCACGGGGAGCCGTCGCGCTCGGCCACGGCCACGCTGAGCGTGTCGCTGGTGGAGGGCGCCGAGGcggcgctggcggcggcgggggcggtgtcggcgggggcggggctgcggccggcggcgggcgcggagggcggcgcggcggcggcggcggcggcgtcggCGACGAACGTGTGGCTGGTGGTGGCCATCTGCGCGGTGTCGAGCCTGTTCCTGCTGGCGGTGGTGCTGTACGGGGCGTCGCGCTGGGCGCCGCGGGCGGCCGTGCTGGCGGGGCCCGGGCCGGCGACGCTGGTGTGCGCCAGCGAGGTGGGCAGCTGGTCGTACTCGCAGCGCCAGAGCCGGAGCCTGTGCGTGGCGGACGGCGCGGGCAAGAGCGACCTGATGGTTTTCAGCCCCAactgcccgccgccgcccggccccgcgccgaaGGAGCCGCCGCAGGAGCCGCCCGCTCTCCTGGACACGGTCAGTGCCACTCGCCCTCCTCTTGCCCTTTaa